The DNA window ttgtctATTCTTACACCCAGGtgtctgttacacacacacatacacacacgcacacacacacacacattgatggaTTTGTGGGGCATGTGGGaacacattttagcatgttcTACCGCTGAAGGGTTGTCATTAAGTGTACTACATTTACATTATTCTATGAAGGTTTGTGGTGTTAAAACAGTATCTGCACTGTACTGTACATTGATGaaacacattaatgttgacatttcttcaaatgaatgaaaatcagcatttcattatttactGAGGTCAAAACAGTGACACAATGCCCTAATTAATTAGAAAATTAAATGGACTAGAATTCCAGTTGCTAATAATGCTCTGCTCTGTATCTCTTTAATTTTTCACCGAAAAAACAACCCGATAGGGTACTCAAGTTCTCCTCTGTACTTTCAGAGGTCTACAAGTAAATAGATCTTTATGCTAATTCCCCAAAAGCCTGCACCAGTTTGCATCAACTCAATCAGCTAATCCATGTGGCGTTCTCTCTGAGGTACATGAACAAGTTTGAAGACAATCAGCCAGACAGAACCTCTTCAGCAGCTCCATGGCAATGATAGCAGCCTCGCAGGAATCGATCTTCTGGTTCTCAATGAATCTCACACGAGAGAAGCTTTTAACACACACCTGACGAGCAATGATTCCGTCAACAATGATAATAAAGTTGTTGGCAATTTCAAAAAGAGAGTTAAGGACCAAGAAACTCCATTCTCATTGTTGATGAGTGGTGTTTTTGGATAAAAAGAGGGGCAATTTTAGTTTGCATCAAAGTGAAAGAGTTTTAAAAATGCTTAACACAACTTATAAAAGTGTAGCTAATAACTTATAAAAGTGCAGCTAGCTACCACTATAAaagtgtgcatctcttctaccagatctacagacatccaggagacttgaaatcagattgagtatcttttctttaaccaagctagtctgctaaacttgctgttgcttctgctgtctttaagtgaaacttgactgctacttgctttatctgttaccgtttcttgttttaagctaacttgactgctagttgttgttgttgttcactgaTTAGTGTGGCAAAGTGCTCGTCgctttgcatttggacgagTTTTGGCTGAGGGTAATCAACTTGTTGTTTCCTAACaacgggggagtggtcagcgcagccgtGTAGGGTTATATTCTGAGTTCTGGACTTgaacccaactaattctctccttccccgactcggacactcaggtggcggcacggatctctgcatgtctgactgacatctcagtggatgtccgctcatcacctgaagatcaaccccgacaagaccgaactacttttcttccccggaaaaaactctcccactcaggacctgactgttaacttcggcgactccgtgttaacgcccactcagagtgccaggaacctcatGTGACACTcaactcccaactctccctgacgcctaacatcgcagcgacgacacgatcctgtagatacacgctctacaacatcaggagaatacgaccccttctcactcagaaggcggcgcaggtagtgattcaggcgcttgtcatctcccgctttgactactgcaactctctgctggcaggtctccctgctactaCCATTCGACCTCTgtagctcatccagaatgcagaagctcgactggtcttcaaccttctgaaatactcccacaccacttctccgttctcttcattggttaccagtggctgcccgcatccagttcaaaacattggtactgacgtaccatgctgtgaacggatcgggaccagtctacatccaggacatggtgaaaccctacatcccaacccgcacacttcaatctgcatctgccaagctgcttgttcctccctctctgagagaaaagcggGACTCGGCgggatcacgactctttgctgtcctggctcccagatggtggaatgagctctccgatgacatcaggactgcagagagcctctacatcttctgccAAAAATTCAAGACACATCTTTTTaaactctaccttgactaaaacactagcaaaccgtagcactaacaaatggtagcacttaaactgtacttataatggcacttttctataacatgttttgaaactgtttatttgacaaattgtactttcttgttacttgttcttctgagtttgtatctctatgtggaaatgcacttattgtaagtcgctttggataaaagcgtcagctaaatgacatgtaatgtaatgtagctGTGAGCTTTGCACATCAGCCTCCTCTGGGACAGACTGGTTGAAATGTGTGGCGATCCCCCCCAGTCCTCTGGAGGGGTCCCTTTAtgaagagatgtgtgtgtgggtgctaaAGCCTTTAGTTGTGAGTTTACGGTCTACCGCACTGTGAACTGCAAGTGAATATTAAACCTCTGCTGAGCCAACTCTCTCATTTCAACACtggaaaaaaactcaaaaccCTCAAATTTGGATTAACTGCAGCTTTTAAACATGTGCCAATATTAAAGATATGGTTTATAATGAGAGTTGGTTGGCACTTCAGGATTTAGGACAAATTGCTAAAACAAATACAGGCTAGACACTACCTAGGGGCACCTTGTCATTTGTAATAATAATCAACATCTTTGATTTTTAAGTCAAGAGGCTCATCTCACTTCACAGCAGGTAGGGCTGTTCACAGGGGCCCTCATGTGATCTACAACTTACCCTCCACATCCGGATAAGCAAAGTCTGCATTTTACAAATGGATCTCTATGCTCTGTAGCTAGGTAAGACTCCTGGAAATGTAGGCTGCAAAAACATAAATTTAGAATTGGCAACACAACCATATTAATGCTTGTCAGGGAAAGAGACGACTAGAGCCTCCAGTTGATATCACATGTTTATGTTATACACATTATGGAGGGGAAATGGTGTGTTTTGGCTCCAGACTGAGAAAAATCTGGAGCTGGAGCTCCCTCTGTGGACAAATCATGAGAACTGGGTTTGAGAAGAACATTGACTGCGGTAGGATGGTGATAATGCTGAACTTTCACTCAAGTTAATGGGCCATGCTGATGGCTCTTTGGTTAAAGAGTATCCACACTCAGAATTACCCTGTTCTCACTGAAATATGTCGGTTTTAAATCAGAAACTAATCCCATCAGCAAAAGAGAATGATCGTATTCGAAGCCATACAGCTGTGTCCCTGCCACACAGCGAGCTCCTGCTGGGTGGGAAATCGACCTGTGCAGGGCCGCCCGCCTCCAAATGGGTGCTTACTGATGCAtgtaatgcgtgtgtgtggcagactgagtcttcatttttttctttatttaaagagaaaatattcCCTATTTGTAATGTTTCTGTTCAGTACTGCACTAGACAAATAACGACTTCATGAATAGCAACAGGCTTTTATTCCGTGGCTGGTACACACTGTGTGCGGTCTTAGTGACTGAATCTGCCCATCTGCTGTACTGCCCACTactgtcaaaaaaaaagcaagctaTTGAGTGGTAGACAGTTGCCTGACACTGCCACCGTATATAGCTAGCAATGCAGAGACAAAGCCACATCAGAAGGAATGTTATTAATCAGTTGCATATTTGCCTTAGTTTGATCAAAAGCTGCCTTTTACAGTAGGAGCTGCAGATTTCTCTCTGAACTTTATATTTTGTCAGTAAGCTTAAATAAGAGTTGTTAGTAACAAAGGACATGCAGACGTTTTTGTGTCCTTGACAATGACCCTTCAGTCTCCTGAAAATCTTTTATCAAGGTAGCAGGCATGCCTATTTGTGTCTGGTTATCAACAGTGAATACTGCAGACTGCCATGCCTTTTGTGTATGTTTACAAACCTGAAAGCATAGATTCAGTCTTCCACTGTAAGGTGGTAGGTTAGGAAAGCTTGATCCGATGGAACAGTAATGTTATATACATTCATGTGGTTTTAGCAATAATCAGAAtcattgcttgtttttttattaatgttggGATTGCTCACGCTGATTTCTGTGTTTTGAGCATCTGCACCAATCAGTCGGACCCTACGATAACAGAGAAAGGTGCTCTCTATCAATTTGGCACATCACAATCTCCTTTCAGCATCATTCTCCCTCATGTCGGCTTTTATCTGTCCCTCAATAAACTAGCTGCACTTTTTCACAACACAGTTACTTTTATATTAAATAAGGGGGACCAAACACTTCCTCACTACAAATGAAATCAAGATGATTTTGACATGGCTACATGTTTTAATCACATGAAGAAACTTTCCACAGTTTCCCAACACAACCAAGCTCTGCAACATTTGTGCTGACCTCACGGATACTCTGGAGAAATGCCTTTTTCCGAAGCGATGCAGGACGTTTGTGATAACCTGCAGTTGTACTTTGTGCACGGTAGGCTGTGACTGATTACTAATCATGTCCAGGGGGGTCCCCTCCTATCCCCCTGTGCCCCCCTGAGGCCGCTGCCTTGCACTTTTGGTAAAAACCTGAGAGAAAACTACTAAAGGTTTTCCTCTCCTTTTGTGTcgctgtaaaagaaaaaactaaacacaatcCACTGTGATATAGATGAATGATAATCAAGACAAGGAGTCTACAGCCATGCAAGAGGAAAGTCAGCATTAGTTGATTAGCACCCAACACGACACTCAGCTGGATGTGGGCCACTCCGAGCGCCCCTCCTTGAGCAACAAAAAGATCTAAGAATAAttataacaaataacaaattatacaaatgttaaatatttgggTTTTTGAAATATGGAGTGTACCTAGTTATATGTGTAAAATATAATGTCTGTAGATTCAGCTCGGGGCCGAAGCGGTTTGGCTACGAGCTTGCGGGTCCTTTTCAGGGAGAAACAGCAGAGTGCGAGCACTCGCTGCACTCTTAGAAAAACCAACCATAACTCAGTAAAATCTCTCCTACAAGAGCCATTTTAGATGAAGGTAAAAGAGCTGAAGATCAACCTGAGCTGATAATAAGACAAAAGACTGGTGCGAAGTTTCTAGAGACTACACCAGGAAGGTTTGGCTAGATGCGCTCATGCTAACGACATATCCAGCTTTTCACGCTTTCTACTTGAAACATCGGGGAGAGCTACAGGAGTGAGGGACATGAAGCACCTgcatatgtattatatataattatattacaCTGAGTAGCCAGTTAGGTTGACAACAATAACATTATCCAAAAGTGTTATTTACGGCTTTTCTTcgtgttggaataaatgttgcGATTGTTTACTCAAGACCAAAGTTGTGTATTGACCAAAAGATTGACTAACGACGatccaaaatttaaaaaagtaatttgttGACAGTCAATATTGAAAACCACAGGTCACATGGCTATTTAAATGCTACAAAGAGTCATTTTGAGATATGTGCAGACAGTTAGTCTGAGCAACACTTTAATTAGCTCAGCACATAGCTTTAACTATATTGTATATTGTGGCATCACATGGGGCCAAGCGGTAGATGGGTGCTACTTCCCCTTTAAAGGACAACTGCGCCCTACAAAAATGGCACCCGCAGATTGACTACAGCTCCCAGAAGGCATCGCCACAGGTGTAAGTGTTTAGGCCACCTGATGAAAGCCGGACTTAAGGGGAGGATTTGGAAGAAGGGGCTGGCCACAAGGACTAAGCAGGGTGACGTTTGTTGGGTGAAATAAGAGCTTGTTATCTCCTTCGGGAcgctttcagttgtttttttggatAATTATGTTTAACTGGAAACAGAATCCCTGAGTTTGCTGTGCTCCGAcagaataaacctttttttttaatgtcttcataTGGAACTTTATGGTGTTTTTTTCACCTCTCATGCACTCACTGCTCTACCCTAGCTGGCCGTAAGGGCCGCCCGTGACCTATGACGTCcctcattaattaattcaaacaaCAATAGTTTTTGAAAGCAGCAGTGTGCAACTCAAGCCCACACCAGCAGAACAAGAGCAagatccaaacaaacacaggactgtTACCAAGGAGAATTAATTTACCCAACTTTGAAATGTAGGCTAACTTTGTTACATTGCTAATTGTAACACGCGTACTTATTGTAATTTGTCCTAACCTAAGTAGTTTAATTGCCTAAATCTAACTAGATTACCCTAAAAATGGAGTAAACCTATGTTGGAAGAAACAGTAAATGTAGTGTATTTACTAATTTTGACTGCATTTTggaaaaagtggaaaaaggaCATTGTGGTTTGAGTCATAGGGCCACTGACTAAACTGAGTTTGGATTAAAAATGTGTTGGGGCTTTAAATCAGCTGCAAATGAAAAGACTTCTTACCTGAGCTAGCATACCCCTGCGGTCAGCATCCCTGTACAGGGGCAGGTACTTGTGCAGGATCCGCAGTGCGTGTTGTTTAAAGATGGCGGTGACGTAGACAGCGCTCTCCAATGCGGAGACCGGCTTATTGAAGACTCCGTACGCAAAGATCACCCCCTCTTCTGAAGTCGTACCTGTAGGACAGAGAACAGAGCCTGTATCAGAGCTAACAGGTAGCCAGGGAGCTTTTTGTCATTCCCTTTCAAGTGTTCTGATTGTCACAAGTTGAAAAGACTGTATGCAGTCTTATATCAGCAGGAATTTGTCCTTCAGATTTTGCCTTTGATGCAGGAGGCTGTTTAGTTTCCCTTCAAGCAAGTACTCTGCCTTCAGGTTTGTTATATTTGCCATCTTATcttaggggaaaaaaaaacagttttaacGAGAACCAATGAGAAGCCACAGTGCCGCCATCATGAACTGATGGTAATTGTAAAATCAGACAATTGAAGTCGTATTAGGGGCAAAGGGGTTTACCAGTACTGCTTCACTGTCTTATGAACCTTCTATTCTCGATGTCATGCCACACTCTGACAAACTGTACTCAGTTACATGCTCAGCAGTATTTGAGGCATCTTTTATGGTTCCACTTTTCTTATACTCTATgttcatgtctgtctgtctgtgtgtgtgagtgagtcttTTACCCAGCAGCACTGGCTTCTCCTTCTGCCAGTGGCCCTTCAGGAATGCAGTGACAGCTTGCTCTTTTATGAACTCCCCATCGATAAAAGGACCCCACGTCTCAAAGACCTCAAGGAACCTGAACGGGTTCACAACCTTGGAACCTGAGATCACAAGTCATATCGGTAAGATTGAAAGTACACTGCCCTCAGGGAAATCATTAAGAGACAAAGTAAAGAGGTAAACATCGCCATGCTAAACGCTACAATAATTATCCTGAGACTTTCCTCAAGCCATCATGATTTACATGCATGAGAATGAATCACTGCTCAAAAGCCTGTATGCAGGATATCACActgatttacattttggaacAAATGCACACTCACCCATGCAGGAAAACATGCTCGTACCTCTTAATTGCATATATGTTTTTGTGCAAGCTGCATGCCTTATCTCCAGTATTTTATTCTTTCATACGAGTGATCATAGCACtagatgtaaaaatgtaaaaatagttATTGGTATTGCTGGTATATCCTGTATTGTATTGCCTTTAAGGCATTTGCATGTCCTTTTTAACGTAAAACGGCTTCTGCCTTGTATCTTAACTTTTCCGGCTGGATGAATGAAATTTAAATAGATAAAATCATAGCTAAAATGTCTCGTTCACAGATGTGTTTTCGTTCAAGATATTTGGGCCTGAAAGTGAGTTCAGAGAAGCAGAAAACCGCAGAAGATGACCTAATCACACAGTCAGTGATGCTGATCAATATCCTTGTCAGCCCTGCAGACATATTACAATCATTTGGTGCTATGAGGCAGACAAGTCCTACTAATTGCCCCTTTGGAGGCCAACTGTTCCTCCGTTTTTATGATTTGTTACGCAACCAATGCGTTCTATCATCATCTTTAGCAGATAAATGACACACTATCCTGCGGTCTTGTGTATCTGCCTGGGCAGCCCAAGAGCGTCGCTCTAAATTTGGCAAGCGTGGGCCTGTGTTCACGGCCCCCTACTTGTTTTCATCTGGGCGGCCAGGACGGCCTGAGGAGCGAGAGACAGCAGGCAGACGATGTCGCTCACAGAGCAGTTTGTCTGTTTGGCAAAGTCTTTCCCCAGCTTCAATGCGTCGTGTCtgggagagagaagcagaaaatcattaaaaaaaaaaatcacactgaTGGtatctcaaaaaaaaaaaaagcgaggcACGCATCAGTAACAAGTGTCAAATTCCCAGTCACTGGTTCCTCACCTGCTCTTCAGGGGGATAGAGAATGGGAGGCTTTGCAGGACGGCCTGTTTGAACAGGGGCTTGCTGCTCTGGATCATCAGGTGAAGACTTACTGACTGAGCACCTGCACTCTCCCCAAATATTGTCACCTGAtgacacagaaaataaacagcCAAGAGTCTTGGCAATGTTGTCAGACACTTATAATTACAATCCAAGCCTGTCAGTGGCTGCAAAAAGCACTTCTCCTGAGCATACGGTTGAGTTGATTGATTCTGTGAATCAAGCAAAGCTAAATTCCCCTCATCTATTTACTTTCTCCCTCAATACTGGACCAGTTTCAGAAAGAGGTTGTCCCCATCAGTCACTTGGACACAATAAGATGCCTAGGATATAgattaaaaataccaaaaataaCCCTTTAAAATGTTGGAATTCTCTAAATACAAGTTGATGTCTGATGGCAGATAAATAGATAGATTTTGGGAACATAAAATAGcccaaaataaactttttttcttttttcaagttgTAACGCTGTTTGATAATTAGAGGTGATAATTGCAGGCTTACAAAAGTGTCCGCTGTCATAGCCCCATTCTTCAGAATAGCTTCTTTACTTTGGCCTCAAGACTCCTTAAATCATCATTCCCCCACTGCATATTATACAAgtttagatttcttttttttttgtatgtttgctTTGGAGCAAAAATGGAACTGCAATCAGTATTACTCCCTGTAATCCCGtggcacaaaataaaatataaataaaataactccgaaggtgtgcgtgtgcgtgtgtgtgtgtgtgtgtgtgtgtgtgtgtgtgtgtgtgtgcttgcttgCTTGCCTTGCTGGGATCTCCTCCAAACACTGCAATACTGCGCTGGACCCAAAGAAGAGCAGCCTGCTGATCCAAGATCCCATAATTCCCAACAGCTGAGTGGGCGTCTTTGCCCGATACGAGAAACCCAAAAGCGCCTTTTAAATCAAGCACAGAGTCACATGATCAGAAATAATAGAATCCAGCAAGACCTTAATTTCCTCTGAGCTCCGAAATACCGTCCACACATCTCTGCTCCTGTTTACAGGCAACAAGCTTGATCGTTGACGCGCACATGCagtcacacactctcacacacatacacacacgcgtgcacgcacacaggcCCGCGTGCATGCAGGTAGGCACTCCACAACACTATCCACCACGACAAGCCAACTACAGAGCTCCAGTGCTTTAAGGGAAAGAATACTGGCAAATAcagttgttatttttgtgtcttaTGCTTTTAACACACATGTTACGGGGGAATATTTTGAATGAAAGTAAATCACAGGAGAACGTTCATACCCAGTCGATACTCCAGACTCACAACGACACTTTTGGTGGCATTGCTGAGGAAGCGCCCGTCATACAGCGGCTTGGAGGCAGAGCCAGCGATGAAATCCCCACCATGGATCCACACCATGACGGGCAGAGGGGCCACCAGTGGACAGCTGAAGTCCACATCCAGAGGGACAAAGACGTTGAGGTAGAGACAGTCCTCGCTCACCTTTTTGGGACATCAGAGGAAAAATCATTCAGTTTGTTAACTATTTTACTTAGTGCTAACTGTAACTTGCTTCTGTGGGAGACTACAAATATGAAATTATTAAATAGACCAAAATAACTACTTCGTGGGCAGTTATTTCTTAATAAATAGAAGCAGATCAAACTGTGTAGAGCTCTTCAAattagctattttttttaaaaccttagACATTTAAGCTTCCCAAAATACGTTAAATTATAAAACTAGCAGGTTGACGGTTTTCCAGCACAACTGATTAGAGACATAGTTGGCAACTTCACAAGACATTTTACAATTGGAAAAACGAACCCATTTTAGATATGTTATATAACGAGTATTTTGAATTTTACTAAAGTAATCTCCAATGCAAATAGTAATATTTTAGACGTTTTTTGTAGATGTTTTTCTTCCGGCTGCAGGAAGAGATGGTATTGTGCATGCGACTCTCACAATGTGGAAATAAATCAGGCAGAGAGAAACACTATTGGAGCATAAATTGGGTGCGCCACCTCAATAGGAATAAACGTGTACCATTTTGGAGTGTAGAATTTGGTCCCTATATGGTAAGTGTTTTAGCTTATACTCTAAAAAAAAATGGGTTTCTCTGTCACTTCTTCAACCATCAACCAAATCAACAATAACTTTGATCTTCATGTTTTCAGTGCTAGGGCCTTTTTCCGCCCCCTCAGTAAAACTGTCCCACTTAACACAAAATGCAACCATATATTTATCCTAACATTAATCCTTACAACGACATGCAACCGAGTGAGAAGTGGCAGTGTTACTTACTATTCGAGGACACTCTTCAGTCATGGGTCCACTGCAGGCCTGCATGCATGATGCCCTGGGGAAGGAGGCATCATAAACCCCTGGCCAGGGACTCACGGGTCTGGGGGGCTTCCAACGGTAAGCCCCAACCGGGGGGTCTGCATACGGTATCCCATAGAAAATATGGGCCTTGTCCACTGTAACCCCCTTGATCTGGCCGTCTTTGGTCACCACCAGGGGTCCAGGTGCCCCGTTTGTTTCCCAATTGACTGGCTTGATTTTGCTTTGCTGAGAGATTGAGCCGGCCGCAGGGCGTCCCACCTCCCTGAGTGAGTTTATCCCAAAGACTTTGTTGATGGTAAAATGCTCGTCTCT is part of the Pungitius pungitius chromosome 2, fPunPun2.1, whole genome shotgun sequence genome and encodes:
- the LOC119211027 gene encoding cAMP-regulated D2 protein encodes the protein MESCHCLLLLCMLSLALFSREATGHDDDLVGFLRSILSGLQVRDEHFTINKVFGINSLREVGRPAAGSISQQSKIKPVNWETNGAPGPLVVTKDGQIKGVTVDKAHIFYGIPYADPPVGAYRWKPPRPVSPWPGVYDASFPRASCMQACSGPMTEECPRIVSEDCLYLNVFVPLDVDFSCPLVAPLPVMVWIHGGDFIAGSASKPLYDGRFLSNATKSVVVSLEYRLGAFGFLVSGKDAHSAVGNYGILDQQAALLWVQRSIAVFGGDPSKVTIFGESAGAQSVSLHLMIQSSKPLFKQAVLQSLPFSIPLKSRHDALKLGKDFAKQTNCSVSDIVCLLSLAPQAVLAAQMKTSSKVVNPFRFLEVFETWGPFIDGEFIKEQAVTAFLKGHWQKEKPVLLGTTSEEGVIFAYGVFNKPVSALESAVYVTAIFKQHALRILHKYLPLYRDADRRGMLAQIVTDYVFLCPSRSSARAGTATGSQVWMYTFDHVASDPRVWSGLTFCYEHACHGAELPFLFGSASVANFTLSLSEKLLSNRMLCYWGAFAHTGDPSSRAQQTTFCHQQRLPVWPRYADTSSWLVMNLTVRSHAQVGTRDHICDFWDHLGIYY